In the Magnolia sinica isolate HGM2019 chromosome 15, MsV1, whole genome shotgun sequence genome, one interval contains:
- the LOC131227212 gene encoding E3 ubiquitin-protein ligase At1g12760-like isoform X2 yields MEGENAAVQVAMDRTPFLHSSTNPTTTTSFLSRRILRESPMLIRGTAALQLEEQQAEWGYSKPVVFLDIVWNVAFVLVSSVVVGSTFKERPAMPLRMWLGGYTLQCVLHVGFVFSEYRRRMWARQLGEDGTEGRSRLTVVFLAFDVFFAIFCVTLACIIGIALCCCLPCIIGILYAMAGQEGASDAEISILPRFRFRPVVDQREKFGLEQQQAVVVTIMESSTREGLGELSVSPEDSECCICLSQYEEGAELRSLPCNHHFHSDCIVKWLRINATCPLCKYNIIRGNELV; encoded by the exons ATGGAGGGAGAAAATGCGGCCGTCCAAGTGGCAATGGATAGGACCCCCTTCCTCCATTCATCCACCAACCCCACCACGACCACCTCGTTCCTGAGCCGTCGGATCCTCCGAGAATCGCCGATGCTAATCCGTGGGACCGCCGCCCTCCAGCTGGAGGAGCAGCAGGCGGAGTGGGGCTACTCGAAGCCCGTTGTCTTCCTCGACATCGTGTGGAATGTGGCATTCGTGCTTGTGTCGTCCGtcgttgtggggtccaccttcaagGAGCGGCCGGCGATGCCGCTGCGGATGTGGCTCGGCGGGTATACTCTCCAGTGCGTCTTGCATGTGGGTTTTGTTTTTTCCGAGTATCGGAGGAGGATGTGGGCCAGGCAGCTGGGAGAGGACGGAACCGAGGGACGGAGCAG GTTGACGGTGGTGTTTCTAGCATTCGATGTGTTCTTTGCGATATTTTGTGTCACGCTTGCTTGTATCATTGGAATTGCTCTGTGTTGTTGTTTGCCTTGCATCATTGGGATCTTATATGCCATGGCGGGCCAGGAAGGTGCATCGGATGCTGAAATCAGCATCCTTCCCAGGTTCAGGTTCCGTCCTGTGGTTGATCAACGGGAGAAATTTGGTCTGGAACAGCAGCAAGCAGTTGTGGTGACAATAATGGAGTCAAGCACCCGAGAGGGCCTAGGCGAACTTTCTGTTTCACCGGAGGATTCG gAATGCTGCATATGCCTATCACAATACGAAGAAGGCGCGGAGCTGCGTTCGCTTCCTTGCAATCATCATTTCCACTCCGACTGCATCGTCAAATGGCTCCGCATCAATGCAACATGCCCACTTTGCAAATACAACATCATCCGGGGCAATGAGCTGGTGTGA
- the LOC131227212 gene encoding E3 ubiquitin-protein ligase At1g12760-like isoform X1 — translation MEGENAAVQVAMDRTPFLHSSTNPTTTTSFLSRRILRESPMLIRGTAALQLEEQQAEWGYSKPVVFLDIVWNVAFVLVSSVVVGSTFKERPAMPLRMWLGGYTLQCVLHVGFVFSEYRRRMWARQLGEDGTEGRSSVVRRFESINTMVSFLWWIVGFYWIITGGQALLQDAPRLYWLTVVFLAFDVFFAIFCVTLACIIGIALCCCLPCIIGILYAMAGQEGASDAEISILPRFRFRPVVDQREKFGLEQQQAVVVTIMESSTREGLGELSVSPEDSECCICLSQYEEGAELRSLPCNHHFHSDCIVKWLRINATCPLCKYNIIRGNELV, via the exons ATGGAGGGAGAAAATGCGGCCGTCCAAGTGGCAATGGATAGGACCCCCTTCCTCCATTCATCCACCAACCCCACCACGACCACCTCGTTCCTGAGCCGTCGGATCCTCCGAGAATCGCCGATGCTAATCCGTGGGACCGCCGCCCTCCAGCTGGAGGAGCAGCAGGCGGAGTGGGGCTACTCGAAGCCCGTTGTCTTCCTCGACATCGTGTGGAATGTGGCATTCGTGCTTGTGTCGTCCGtcgttgtggggtccaccttcaagGAGCGGCCGGCGATGCCGCTGCGGATGTGGCTCGGCGGGTATACTCTCCAGTGCGTCTTGCATGTGGGTTTTGTTTTTTCCGAGTATCGGAGGAGGATGTGGGCCAGGCAGCTGGGAGAGGACGGAACCGAGGGACGGAGCAG TGTCGTGAGAAGATTTGAGTCTATCAATACGATGGTCTCATTCCTCTGGTGGATAGTTGGATTCTATTGGATCATCACTGGTGGCCAAGCACTTTTGCAAGATGCTCCTCGTCTCTACTG GTTGACGGTGGTGTTTCTAGCATTCGATGTGTTCTTTGCGATATTTTGTGTCACGCTTGCTTGTATCATTGGAATTGCTCTGTGTTGTTGTTTGCCTTGCATCATTGGGATCTTATATGCCATGGCGGGCCAGGAAGGTGCATCGGATGCTGAAATCAGCATCCTTCCCAGGTTCAGGTTCCGTCCTGTGGTTGATCAACGGGAGAAATTTGGTCTGGAACAGCAGCAAGCAGTTGTGGTGACAATAATGGAGTCAAGCACCCGAGAGGGCCTAGGCGAACTTTCTGTTTCACCGGAGGATTCG gAATGCTGCATATGCCTATCACAATACGAAGAAGGCGCGGAGCTGCGTTCGCTTCCTTGCAATCATCATTTCCACTCCGACTGCATCGTCAAATGGCTCCGCATCAATGCAACATGCCCACTTTGCAAATACAACATCATCCGGGGCAATGAGCTGGTGTGA